The Blastocatellia bacterium genomic sequence GTTTTAGAATTTCGCTGATGTAGTCTGAAAACGTTCGACTCTTGCGGGCTATGAGCATAGCTCCTAAAAGTGAGCCTTCCTCAGGGTTCCTGGCTCTTTCTCCACGAGCTAATTCCAACAAATGCCGGGCGCGATCCTCTTCTCTCACTTCGGCGAGATGCCCAAGGCTTCCTGCATCTTGCCAGGCTTTGACAATGTCAGCGGCGTCTTCCAGCGAGTCCAATTTGATCATCTCTCGAACGAAGTCTCTTTCTCCAAGATACCTGCGCCATTCGAACTCATCCGGAGCATTCGCCCATAACCAATCGGTTCCCCTGCTGGCGAGAAGAAACTGAATGTTGCAGCGCGGTTCATCACGAATAAGCCGTACTTGCTCGTAAACATCTTTTGCAATCGTCTCAGCATTATCCGAGACGATTACGAAATGGTCTTGTTCCTTCATTAGCTGTCGCACCAATGAAGACGGTAAAGGAGTAAGCCAATGCCGATGCCAGATTATATGTATTCTCGCATAACGGCAGGTTAAATCGACGACCAGTTGTTGCAGGATGGTCGATTTCCCCTCCCCGCCCGGTCCACTCAACAAAGTTACTCGTAAACGTCCGGCGTAAGCTGCGTCGGCTATCTCCCCCCTCAACCTTTTCACTATCTGTCGTCTAGGAACGCTGTCAGAAGCGGCAACCTTCCAAGTCGGGGCTTCGCCATCAAAGTAGTCCGCTACTTCAACTTTATCTAATCTATTGCCGTCAGCAAGTTCTCCGCGCAACTCATCCAATTGCCGGCGACTTATGTATTCCCATCCTTCGGGCAGGTTAAGATCAGGAGGCGGATTCAAATCTATACTAACGAGGGCGCCCTCAGCCTGCCAGTTACGCATGATTTGTAACAGATGGTCGTAGGCAATCTTGCTCAACTCCTGGCTGTGTGGCGTTCTGCGGAAAGCGGATTTTTTCTTATACGGCCACCAGAATTCGCCTATTGAAAAAAATCCCCGGAAGTGTATCAAGTATTCGCGCTGGATTCGCTCATTATCATTTTTTAGGTCAGGCGTTTTTTCACATAGGTATAGTAAGACACGCGAGTAATCGGGCTGCCTCCATGTCTTTGAAGCGCGGCCATACTCCTGCTCTAGGTCGAATGCGGAACTCAGGACATCGGTTCCGAAGTGCTTCCAAAAAACGCCAATTATAATGTCGGGGCTGTAGCAGCGATAGATTTCTTCTATCAGCAAGTAGGGGGTTTCGCAATAAAAGCCTGGGAAGCTTCCTTCGCAACACCAAGCTATAATTTCTGCCTGCACGGGGCAATTTTCCGCCAGGGCTACCCGGTTCAGTTCATCTACAACTTCCGTTAAGTCGTTCTTCGCGTCTTTTACGTCTTCGGCTAAAGCCACGACGATTCTGAGTGTTTTTTGTTCCTTCATACAACGAGCGTTTTCAGGTTGAGTTGAGGTTATCGTTTGTTGGCCAAATGGCGGTCATATCATGCCACACCCGTCTAGGGTTCTGATTGCAGAGATGAAGAACGTGACCGTAAGCTATCGGCGGTTTGGGCTGTGTCACCTACGTCAGCTTCTTCCGTAACGGCTGCTAATGGATTACCTAAGCTGAGAATCTGATCAATTATAGCTATAAATTCTTGCCAGAGATATGGCGCAGCGTTTTCAAAAGAAGAGCTTGCCAACACCTCAGCCATGTCGTCTGATGAGAAATGAGAATACTTTCTGTCATGTCTGCGTGCCTTCTCGGTCAGCACATCTTTTATTCTAGTTAATCGGTCAAGCTGCGAGTGAAAAAAGTTAATCTGGCGTATTTCCATTTGACTGAGAGCAAGGGGTAAAAAGTATGAGGACTGCTGGCCATACCAAAAACGGTGGCTCCAGTCGGGCAGATATACAGCAGTAAAGTGTTGCCTCTTTTCAAACCACTTATATTTGTCTAACTTCCTTTCCGCATCTGCAATGGCTTGGCCGTAATAAGCACTTATTTCTTCTCCCAATGTATCTTTGAGGTTGTCACGAAACCAGCTTAGGTCAATAAAGTTTTGCCGAATTTCTAGTCCGAGTAGTAGGCGCACTGATTTAATCTGCTCGTCCTGCTGTTTTCCTTGCTCTGCTTTAGCGCGAGCATCACGTTCAAGCGCCGATCTTTCACTCAACTCGTAAGCCCTGCGCGCTCCACGTTCAGCGCCCCAAATTGCACCTATCACGGTGAAAGGAATGCTAGCAAATGCAGCAATAAGTTGTAATAAGTCTTTTGTGTTCGGGTCCATATTATTTCCTTAAACTACCATACGGATTCATTAATAGTAGAATTAGGAAAGCTTGTCAAAGTCGAGTAAGATCGTATAAAAGCAATAACAAACAGCATTGCGTTTTACTTCTATAGCTTTGCTACTTTTCGTCATTAAACCATATGAGGCCTAACGAACACACATCACCGGGCCGCCGAACGGCATCGCGGGTAACGACGTGAACTCCGCTTCGGCGGCTCCGGTGCAACGCCTTGTTGGGCGGCCTTTAGCCAGGAGCCAGCCACGCCGCTACCGTGTAGGCCAACAGCACCGCAGGCACAAACAACAGCAGTGCCACGCTGCTCGCCACCGCTGTCGGGCGCCTCTTGAGCGCCCCTCGCCGCGTCAGCTTCCGATAGACGAACACCGACGCTGGCACGACAATAACCACGGCACTGACGACGCCAGGCGTATAGCCGCCGAATGCCACGCTCTGCGCCATATGGGTAAATGCGTGTAGGAAGAACGCACCGAGCAGTCCACCATAGGCTACACGCCACACGGGCGATGCGGGGCGCGACCACACACCAGCCGTAATCACCACGAAGACGATCATCATGCAGCCAATTGCGACCCCGGCTCGGGCGAATGTCGTCGGTAGCGCGGCGGCCGCATCACCGGCGCCGACCGCGGAAAGCAACGTCTCGATTTGGCTGCGGTGCGATGCTACCCAAGCGGGCATCGTCGCCAGTTCCTCGGCGTCGTGGAGCACGAAGGCGGCTGGCAGCACCCAGTAGACCCAGCCGCTTACCGCCGATTCGTATCTGCTCATTCTCTTCTTACCCGCCACGGTGGACGCCCAACGCTCGCGTTCAGCGGGGCCGTGAACGACACTTGAAGTTCATGAGAACTGCGCGGCACGACCTCCGCTGCAACGCCTTGTTAGACGTGGCTCAGTCCGTCATAACAGATCTTTGAATTCATCTACTGCCAAACCAACTTCACGGATTATCGCCCGCAGTGTCCCCTTCGCAATTTCTTTATGGTCCGGCACAGTCACTCGCCTGTGTGGAGAATCTGTTTGTCTCAGTATTATATGGCTACCTCGCTGCCGGTCTTGTTCGTAGCCAATCTTCTTAAGTGCCTTGACTACTTCGCGTCCAGAAATACGCGGTAAGTCACTCACGCTGAAACCTCTACAATCTCCTCGGAGATCGGAGGGGGAATAGGTTCGTTATGAGCTTCTAAGCTTTCTAGGTAACCCGCGATGGCTTCTTTGATATTGTCTAGAGCCTCGGATCGAGTTTCTCCCTGAGAAATACACCCCGGCAGAGCAGGTACTTCCGCAACATATACCCCATCTTCATCCTGCTCAATCAACACTCGATACTTCATTCTTATTTCCTCCTCTCCGCATCGTATAGCAATTTGCCTTGCCACGTCTAACGCACACGCAGCAGCGGGGCCGCGAGCGGCGATCAAAGTCTGATAAGCAACTTGCTTCGCGGCCTTCGCTGCAACGCCTTGTTAGAGGCTGCCGGGCAGTTATCCTACATTCATTATGCGTTTGGACGGTTCACACGGATGAGTTGACCAGCCACTCCCTCCGACTCCAGTGCCCTGTGAATCCTGTTGGCTTGTCTCTCAAAATCTCGATCAAATGTACAGACGATAATACCCGAGTGGTCAAGGCTAGAATTGTGTAATCGAACAAAGTCCTTCCGATTTATCGTCAATACCGCTCTGCCATCATTGTGGGCGACAGTCAGGACAATATCATCATTGATTGATTGGTTGGCCATCCCTGCTTCTTGCAGCGTCCGGACATCGTGTCCAAATCGACGAAGACTCAGCACCACTGGCAGCGGGAAGTTCTCATCCGCAAAGAGCCGCGCCATCAGCTAAGCAGCCTCATTTTCTCGAATTTGTCGCTCAACCTCTTCCCGATGGGAGTTTACATAGGCCCAAGCATTAGCCAAGTCGCTGGCTCTCAATGTTGGGTAGATTCGCAGTATTTCAGACTCGCTCGTTCCAAGCCTTCGTGCTTGTTCCAATACCCAGACTGGGATGCGAGTACGAACGATCCGCGGCTCGCCCCCACAGACCCCAGGAGTCATCTCAATCCCTGGGAAGGCTTCGCCCAAATCTCGGACGACCAACTGTAAAAGTTGAGCTTTTTCCGCCCGGCTCATCTGCGCCAACAATTTTTCGACTTCTTGAAATGCACTCATAAATCTCGCCTCACTTCAGGCAAATCATTTCATAGATATGATCAGGGACGCAACATTGCGAATCAGCATCTAACGCTCGACATCACCGGGCCGCCGAACGGCATTGGCCGAGCATGAGAACAGCGCTTCGGCGGCTCCGGTGCATGTCATTGTTGGGCGCCTTCTCCACAGTCGCTGAAGTGCGAAGTGGTTGGTGCCACGAGCTTGGTTGGGTCCGCAACTCGATCCTGCGGTGATGGCCAAAGGCAAAGGCCAGCGCCGCACCGACAAACCACCAGCAATCGCCTTGGCCAGGTTGGGCATCGTCTTGGCGCCTCTCCCGGCAGCCGAGCCGCTTCGCTGCGGGCCAACCTCTGTCTAGCCAGCGCGGCCCTCTCGGCGCAGCAAGCGAGCGGCACGAGTCACGGCTAGCGGAGGGCCATGCATCAGCGGGGCGGAAATGGTAGGTAGCCCAAGGGGGCGGTATGCAAGGGAAGCCGAAGAAAGAAAGCGAGGCCATGGCGGTGATCAGCCGCGAGTGGCATGAGAGGATCGCCATGATTAGGCTTGCGTACGTCGCCCAACAAGGCGTTGCACCGGAGCGCGGGCAGCGCCATTCATGTGATTCTTTGTGAGGCCGTTGCCCGCGCCCGGTAAACGCAGGCGTTAGACGTCCACAATAATTGCGCTGATTAATGGATTGGAGTAATCTCTCGATATGAGTTCAGTACAAGAAATTCAAGATGCGGTTAGCCATCTCTCCGCAG encodes the following:
- a CDS encoding HXXEE domain-containing protein; the encoded protein is MSRYESAVSGWVYWVLPAAFVLHDAEELATMPAWVASHRSQIETLLSAVGAGDAAAALPTTFARAGVAIGCMMIVFVVITAGVWSRPASPVWRVAYGGLLGAFFLHAFTHMAQSVAFGGYTPGVVSAVVIVVPASVFVYRKLTRRGALKRRPTAVASSVALLLFVPAVLLAYTVAAWLAPG
- a CDS encoding type II toxin-antitoxin system HicA family toxin: MSDLPRISGREVVKALKKIGYEQDRQRGSHIILRQTDSPHRRVTVPDHKEIAKGTLRAIIREVGLAVDEFKDLL
- a CDS encoding type II toxin-antitoxin system HicB family antitoxin — translated: MKYRVLIEQDEDGVYVAEVPALPGCISQGETRSEALDNIKEAIAGYLESLEAHNEPIPPPISEEIVEVSA
- a CDS encoding DUF5615 family PIN-like protein; its protein translation is MARLFADENFPLPVVLSLRRFGHDVRTLQEAGMANQSINDDIVLTVAHNDGRAVLTINRKDFVRLHNSSLDHSGIIVCTFDRDFERQANRIHRALESEGVAGQLIRVNRPNA
- a CDS encoding DUF433 domain-containing protein, translated to MSAFQEVEKLLAQMSRAEKAQLLQLVVRDLGEAFPGIEMTPGVCGGEPRIVRTRIPVWVLEQARRLGTSESEILRIYPTLRASDLANAWAYVNSHREEVERQIRENEAA